The genomic window AGCACGGGTAGATTGCACCAAATGAGACACCCCGATCGCCGTGGAGGCAAAGATCAGGCCCGGACCGAACGTCTTAAAAAATCCCTGTAAACGCGCTTGCATAACATGATTACGAATGCCCTACTAACGACTATCTACTATCTACTAACTACTAATAAACCACCATGACATCTTCCAATGGTTTCCTGAGCAGGTCAGGCACCTTCACATCTTCCGCCGGATATCCGACGGGGAGAAGGAGGAAAGGACGTTCGTTGTCCGGACGGTCCAGCACCTTGGAAAGAAAATTCATGGGGCTGGGGGTATGGGTCAATGCCACCAATCCGGCATGATGAATGGCGGTTAGAAGGAAACCGGAAGCAAGACCAACGGATTCACTCACATAATAGTTGTTCTTTTTCTTGTCGTCTACAAACTCATACACCCGTTTGAACACCACTACGAGCCATGGTGCTATTTCAAGGAATTCCTTGTGCCAGTCTGTTTGCAGAGGTGCCAGATCCTTCAGCCATTCATCCGTCATGCGGCCATTATAGCTTTCATATTCTTCCTTCTCAGCGGCTTCACGGATAGCCTTTTTAATGGCAGGGTCACCGACCAGGCAGAACGTCCATGGTTGCTTATGTGCTCCGGAAGGGGCGGTGGATGCTGTCATGATCAGATTCTCCATGACTTCCCGGGGAACAGGTTTATCTGAGAAATCACGAACAGTTCTGCGGGTATCCATCCAGTCGTAAAAAGACCGGCTACGCTCCACCATTTCCGCTTCGGAGTAGGTGTCCCGCTCATACGTTACAAAGGGATAAGTCTCGCTCATGGTCTGGATTTTTCTCAAATGTATTAAACTCCTGCAGTATTCATAACACATTTATCACCACCAATACGCAAATCATGCGTTTGCTTTCCGTACCTTTGCACGCTATTTAAGAAATGAACATGACATCGATCAGGAACATCGCCATCATCGCACACGTCGACCATGGCAAAACCACATTGGTAGACCGCATCATAGAGGCGTGCCAGACATTCGTAGATAAGAAGAGGGGAGACGGGGAACTGATCCTGGATAACAACGACCTTGAACGGGAACGCGGGATCACCATCCTGTCCAAGAACGTATCCGTGAGATACAAGGATGTGAAGATCAATCTCATTGACACCCCCGGTCACGCCGACTTCGGTGGAGAAGTGGAGCGGGTACTGAATATGGCTGATGGTGTACTTCTGCTCGTGGATGCCTTCGAAGGCCCCATGCCGCAGACGCGTTTTGTACTCAGCAAAGCCATCGAACTGAACCTGAAACCCATCGTTGTGGTAAACAAGGTAGATAAAGAGAATTGTACGCCTGAGGAAACACAGGAGAAGGTATTCGATCTGATGTTCGGACTGGGAGCTACGGAAGATCA from Flavobacteriales bacterium includes these protein-coding regions:
- a CDS encoding nitroreductase family protein, translated to MSETYPFVTYERDTYSEAEMVERSRSFYDWMDTRRTVRDFSDKPVPREVMENLIMTASTAPSGAHKQPWTFCLVGDPAIKKAIREAAEKEEYESYNGRMTDEWLKDLAPLQTDWHKEFLEIAPWLVVVFKRVYEFVDDKKKNNYYVSESVGLASGFLLTAIHHAGLVALTHTPSPMNFLSKVLDRPDNERPFLLLPVGYPAEDVKVPDLLRKPLEDVMVVY